Below is a genomic region from Biomphalaria glabrata chromosome 3, xgBioGlab47.1, whole genome shotgun sequence.
GTATTTATATCGTAACAATAGTTAGACTCTAGACATGCCAGGTATTTATATGGTAACAATAGTTAGACTCTAGACATACCAGGTATTTATATCGTAACAATAGTTAGACTCTAGACATGCCAGGTATTTATATCGTAACAATAGTTAGACTCTAGACATACCAGGTATATATATCGTAACAATAGTTAGACTCTAGACATGCCAGGTATTTATATCGTAACAATAGTTAGACTCTAGACATACCAGGTATTTTGGGTGGTGCTCCTCTCTCCCCATACCCCATATCAGATGGTATGACAAGTTTCCGTTTTTCTTCTTCACACATActgatgaattaaaaaaaatgtttaatcttaatgaccacaaaaaaaaaattatggataAGATTTCATTGAGTACTTTACGAACTAGAAGCATAAtaattagagagaaaaaaaatacaggaacaggaagctaaaaaaataaaaaactgcgATAGAGATATATtgcaaaagaaaatgaattcaATAGATTGTGTGTCAGTTAGAAATATGAAATACAATATCAACTTGGCAATGAGACAGATGATAAGAAGGATAATATTACTGAAAGACAATTAAGAAAAATTCAAGCAGAGCTGGCATTTAAgtaaatgctattttttttttctatatttaataaaactttGCAAATCTTAAGCtgcagttaaaataaaaaaattaatattgagTGACTATGATTGTCCCAACGATTAAAGCAATCTGCTACTAAGACAAATCTTGATCAAACATCCACTGAAATCTAATATTGATTTCTTCTCTGACATttcttacaatatttttttttatttgataaattacagaaattccttaagaaatgaagataaaattataaatatgtcATTCCCATATCATCCATATATAATGTTAAAATATTAAGTATCAGTTTTCTGACTGACATGATAACAATGAAAACTTGGATCACATCAAATAACAGTCAACTCTACTTCAATTATGTGACTTCTATAAGTGCCAAAGGAATAATATTTTAGGTCACTAAATTAAATTctgccatgaaaaaaaaaaagtagataccattataatatatatgatGTTTTAACTTTATACCTAGATTCAAATAATGTACACCAGACAAAGacttattaaaatgtttaataaactTAAAGTTCCTAAGtctacaattatttttcaaGTGACTTACTTGAGTAGACCTTGGTCCCAGCCCTTGATTACCTGACCCGTACCTAATGTAAAGACGAATGGTTGATTACGTGTCAGGCTGCTATCAAACTCTGTACCATCTTCCAATTTTCCCTAAATTTAAAGGATAAGAGAATAtatgaatatttttactttcaTCAATCATTGCAAAGATGTGGCTGCCATATTCTGCTTTAAGGTACGGTACTGTATATCTCTGCCCTTTCTTAAACAATTGGCTTATAAAATTTATATGGTTTTACAATAAATGTATGggctggtcatgtggtatgcaatCTTGACTGTTGTCTGTGTGGTCCCAGGTTCATCCCCTGTTGTCCTGGGGAAGGTTTGGGTTAGGAAGGAAAAATCTTTAATTCtcaaggaacatctgaaacatgtcgaGCAAAGAAACAATGTAAACCTTGTAAAAACGTTGATATTGCTTTCATTTTCCTTGATGGGtcaccttatttttttttaggagtgGCCCAAGTTTTAGTTACATCTTTTCCCATTTTAATCTCCCCTTAAATTAATGAACTGGGCTAGAATGGTGTGGCCCaagtataattatatttttttgccaTTGACATTCTAGATATTTTtgaactaataaaataatatttagattctagatctagattccttAACTGATGATCTCATCATCTATAAAAGTTTATCAGTATATAGACTAGACGTGACtagtatagtaaaaaaaaataaataaagtatattataattatatatagatctatatataaatattatgcagtaatattctatattgactatatatattattattatataatttaattcacaataaaaatgaaatttaatacaGTAACTAACAtatgatataaaaatatatcataTATTATGATATTAATGATATATTATGTCATTTATGTAGTTCATATACTGTACTTTACAGAGCTCTAGCACACTACCGGCCTAGGTAACTAGTAGTTGACCTAACCGGTGACCGGTTACCGGTCCTAGCCTAGATTGcctatacttatactagatctatgactatatatctatctataatctatatatagattctatatatatgaGTATCATCagtataaaactttaaaagtttAACCCTCAATTCTTACTGTATAATGCATGTGTAACACATCTCCCTTTCGTGACTTAAGTTTGCATTTTTCAGGATCGACACGTTTTTTAATTCCTATCTGCAACTTTTTGTCTTTATCTGCACTGGATTCTACACTAGAAAATAACACAATCACAaatattatactaattataggTAAAATTGAAGCTGCTAAATGCATTTCCAATGTTCTTATATAGCTATGTCTAATAACTAGacctagagatctagatcagtaATGTGTGCAGATAGCTTGATTATATTTAGTCTTTTGATAGGTCTATTCTATATATATGACTTGATAAATAGGCCAGATACGCGTATGTGTATATTGTCAAAACCGTGAAGCCAAAAATAAAACACTGTCGGCACCGAATTCAGATAATAGGAGGGCTGGGGGGGACCGAATGGAGTaacgatttttttaaagcacaactgtcttttttgtttgtttgtgtgtgaaatTTCTGATTTAGATCAATGCGTTTCACTCCCCCCCAAGAAAGAATGTCTTATATCTTCTTTTcctttattgtttttataactTAATATGGCTTTGCAATATGATCTTACCACTTTTgttgggaagaaaaaaaaaaaaagaggaggatAGTTCATGGAtagtttacacattttttttctcgatATTTCCTTGAAATGTTCACACTAGTTGTATAACTTTACTGtctctatatattatattcatcttcgagttcatagcTAGGAAATGAGAATTAAATGttctcatcttcgaccacgcaTTTTTCTTTCACAAATGCTGctggacacacatttgagacacaAAGGAAAACTGTTATTGAAggcaggcgcagaagacggaaagaaactTAACCGGTGAGCAGCGGCTTGTCTTCACGAGATGCGGAAgagtaggtcgcaactgggtttgcgtggtcaagtgaaacactgcactcattgaatcttatcttatataatacagacgttacttcaaaaaagaagatgattacgtcctacgcgtcatgcaattATACATAATTATTATTGCTACAGAACCCTTCAACTATAGGTCTacattaattgtttaaaaatctaCTGTGTTCATTTTGGTTGGGGTGTCGAAGTaatgtgaatttaaaaaatgaaacaaacttCATGGTAGGCCTACTTAACTCAGATTATACTTAAGTGGCGATGccttattaaaattaatatagaaTGCATTtgataaatctttaaaaaaattagcccTGTTAATTAAGTGCTTTATTAGATtatccccatttttttttcaaaactgtaATCCCCTAAAACGGCTCTTACAATTCACACAAATTTTAAGTGGTACTATATGCAATTTTGGAGTAGTCgttatagtgtgtgtgttttaggcCTAAATGTGTAGGTTTTCAGAGTAACTTTCTGAAATGAAGATAATACGTTCTTTAAAAAAGCTGCAGGACAGCATGGAATGATAATGCCGAGCTCTTGAAACACAACTAAGCAGTCATTTTTCAGAATATATATGCCAGTTGGTCGCAGATTtttatttaggaaaaaaaaaaaggtaaatttcGATATTTTTGacaaatatctagatctatattgtcaAGATTATGAAGGAAAatcaaatttaataattaattcatttaattatAGGCTACTGATAATTCTGTTGTTTTTATGATAGCTTTTCTCTCTCCAGTATACGTTCATGTTTTgattaatgtaggcctacgcGTGTGAAGGCATCGAGTCAACATTTTGCAATTGACTTCAaaatttaagtagatctaatcGTTTTCTCAAGGAAATTTTGTTAAAGAAATTGCTTACTCAGTTAATAACTCGCGGACCGCTTGTTATTGTAGACTTAGGATAGGATTTCTGTCACTGTTTAGTTCTATAGATATGTAGACTACTGATAATTTTTTCTAAGGTGGCCTAATTGGCAACTCATATGTGGCTGAACCGtattagttaaaaaaacaaggttgTTAATTGTACAAGTTTATCATCTACGTTGTAGGTTAACTAGACCTATAATATGCCCTCTTATATTAGACAGTAGAGTTctgttattttcattttctatttttccGTCCCTCTCTCgtatttggaaataaaaataagataatgttataaacctggtggtgacacataTTGGGGTAGTGCTGTGTATGTTTttagccgacgcaaatcgcccctgGCCAGCGTTAGACGAACGGTCATCCGTCGCGAAAAGCTACGGCCAGCCGCGACGAGTGACAGTACatgacagttcgggaaggatctgtTGTG
It encodes:
- the LOC106069279 gene encoding peptidyl-prolyl cis-trans isomerase FKBP2-like; protein product: MHLAASILPIISIIFVIVLFSSVESSADKDKKLQIGIKKRVDPEKCKLKSRKGDVLHMHYTGKLEDGTEFDSSLTRNQPFVFTLGTGQVIKGWDQGLLNMCEEEKRKLVIPSDMGYGERGAPPKIPGGATLVFEVELLKIERKDEL